Proteins from one Dermacentor variabilis isolate Ectoservices chromosome 1, ASM5094787v1, whole genome shotgun sequence genomic window:
- the LOC142560353 gene encoding uncharacterized protein LOC142560353 isoform X3: MELPLTAQSSYQSAFLFPLCYATPEAKSDSETSSFCENQAATLPTSLSISDCSDTGVCVGSLRSDTALSSPPTPSADTSPEQELENEYANLMLKKFLPALQKDSMEPTDGCSTSYSAPPVLMSVASRSTSVASSFSSESIPVVTTSQGSTEHGSSSCTMSGTVDGEAQSCTEKMLEQEHAASSNVIYPGTCMSASEAVVASKYDVGKGNLISNQELALSLESVLTVVPQSLRKRSETADVKSLERKQLIKEPCVKTCRPRYSTSSCGGASLQSWDSHLEIDASIEDIVESVIHELSICETELQSCSGMFSREHSTISDVPRKASPASLSSYTSSKRLEWDNGADIGYSGTSDRMHGHGGLRYHDIERHVCKQSDSGVINEASVSPDEKMHKFSVTHFRDVVVQTEACSIRDAGVQATASATDLLSTQTCMKVLTKQSDLLVSGIAATDLSGIASAKQESFNIALAKGGHQQIGKEKGGSLVRHRTPDYACAKLKPAVQLPVGRKSLEMPRRDCANSVSLCYSHRTFREHRNLKKKHANLTRKHASGFSHLQGRDCNDNFVAASDTSHIESEPLDVTGFTVINNNRLKMKLPTAVPGLASRSATPAELPRPCSELNKRRLDHWLSSGFPYVPAVVPLEIDVLPRIHSAEPATEKQENCDPRLVVSGSCLPSVKRQEVTNMANTRPAVIAQGTSGMTRKRYIVRPASRLAPKASQASTGLSKHATALCQKLIRKDKLVMGLSTMSSFTKMDGTPPINREAKSTLISQSNTEDPLLSRSHESEACSSPDILASCKNHQEHGQHNSSASYNSVSEGTSSQLLTVNGKSCKLKRMAHRELEKLRFLVNRQRHGYLKQLQKEVERLHKLEQLFLLADVSCTPSSAETQATSPEEDLAEMVCGNADSNSVAVQTSQLLLTSRDDEDTVVKGRCFVSVGGESVKKQRDHPSPRRKKAASKRPVAWVVPLGSNIQYPGNKQQGASPKERSHQDVKEGESLQEAFAARCSRLIKRSEARQTQVAILAERRQKQRLAPLQGQLQGRNQVQPRPPGSLGCIKSFLKLLTRKQGCDESNSTEQTVLWHSCTTRPFKRRL; the protein is encoded by the exons ATGGAACTACCTCTGACAGCGCAGTCAAGTTACCAGTCAGCCTTCTTGTTCCCTTTGTGTTATGCGACACCAGAGGCCAAGTCTGACAGCGAAACCTCATCATTCTGCGAAAACCAGGCAGCAACATTACCAACGAGCTTGAGTATATCAGACTGCAGCGATACCGGCGTCTGTGTAGGAAGTTTGCGCTCGGATACAGCACTGTCGTCACCACCGACACCTTCTGCAGATACCTCGCCTGAACAGGAACTGGAAAATGAATATGCAAACCTAATGTTGAAAAAGTTTTTACCGGCGTTGCAAAAGGATTCGATGGAACCGACTGACGGCTGCTCGACATCGTACTCCGCGCCGCCAGTGTTGATGTCAGTAGCATCACGCAGTACATCGGTTGCAAGTTCGTTTAGCAGCGAGAGCATACCAGTTGTGACTACTTCACAAGGAAGTACTGAACATGGAAGCAGCAGTTGCACTATGTCTGGAACAGTTGATGGAGAAGCACAGTCATGTACAGAAAAAATGCTGGAGCAGGAGCATGCAGCTTCTTCCAATGTTATTTatcctggcacatgcatgtcaGCCTCAGAAGCTGTAGTTGCTTCAAAATATGACGTGGGAAAAGGCAACCTGATAAGTAATCAAGAATTGGCCCTTTCTCTTGAGTCTGTGCTGACAGTGGTACCACAGTCACTGCGGAAGCGTTCTGAAACTGCGGATGTTAAAAGCTTGGAAAGGAAACAACTAATCAAAGAACCCTGTGTTAAAACTTGTAGACCAAGGTATTCAACCTCTTCATGTGGAGGTGCTAGTTTACAGTCATGGGACTCTCACCTTGAAATAGATGCATCTATTGAAGACATTGTAGAAAGTGTGATTCATGAACTGTCCATCTGTGAAACAGAGTTGCAAAGCTGTTCGGGCATGTTTTCCCGGGAGCATTCTACAATAAGTGATGTACCACGAAAAGCATCTCCAGCCTCTCTGTCAAGTTACACATCAAGCAAGCGTTTAGAATGGGACAATGGGGCAGACATTGGATATTCTGGCACTAGTGATAGAATGCATGGACATGGAGGGTTAAGGTATCATGATATAGAGAGGCACGTTTGCAAGCAAAGTGATAGTGGTGTCATCAATGAAGCCAGTGTTTCTCCTGATGAGAAGATGCACAAGTTTTCTGTGACACATTTTCGTGATGTTGTAGTCCAGACTGAAGCTTGTTCAATCAGAGATGCTGGAGTCCAAGCTACTGCTTCTGCCACAGATCTTTTGTCTACTCAGACTTGTATGAAAGTGTTAACTAAGCAGTCTGATTTGTTAGTATCAGGCATCGCTGCAACAGATTTGAGTGGTATTGCATCAGCAAAGCAAGAATCTTTCAATATTGCACTTGCTAAGGGTGGACACCAACAAATTGGCAAGGAGAAAGGAGGATCTCTTGTGAGACATAGGACACCAGACTATGCTTGTGCCAAGTTGAAGCCTGCTGTTCAGCTACCTGTAGGCAGAAAGAGCCTTGAAATGCCAAGGCGTGATTGTGCAAATAGTGTTTCGCTGTGTTATAGCCACAGAACCTTCAGAGAGCATAGGAATCTTAAAAAGAAGCATGCAAATTTGACACGAAAACATGCTTCAGGTTTCAGCCATCTGCAGGGGAGAGATTGTAACGATAACTTTGTTGCTGCCTCTGATACTTCTCATATAGAATCTGAACCTTTGGATGTCACTGGTTTTACTGTTATCAACAACAACAGACTGAAAATGAAATTGCCTACAGCTGTACCAGGACTGGCTTCCCGAAGTGCAACACCCGCTGAGCTTCCCCGTCCATGCAGTGAGCTTAACAAGCGTCGGCTTGATCATTGGCTCAGCTCTGGTTTCCCTTATGTACCTGCAGTGGTGCCACTTGAAATAGACGTCCTACCTCGTATTCACAGTGCTGAACCAGCcacagaaaagcaagaaaattgtGATCCAAGGCTCGTAGTCTCTGGGTCATGCCTCCCATCTGTAAAAAGGCAAGAAGTCACTAACATGGCAAATACTCGGCCTGCTGTAATAGCGCAAGGCACCAGTGGGATGACACGAAAGCGGTACATTGTCCGTCCAGCATCACGTTTAGCACCGAAAGCATCCCAGGCCAGCACAGGGCTTTCAAAGCATGCAACAGCATTGTGCCAAAAACTTATTCGGAAGGACAAACTTGT GATGGGACTGTCAACCATGTCCTCTTTCACCAAGATGGATGGCACACCTCCCATTAATCGAGAAGCAAAGTCAACACTGATCTCGCAAAGCAACactgaag ACCCTTTGCTTTCAAGATCACATGAAAGTGAAGCGTGCTCTTCGCCAGATATATTGGCTTCTTGCAAAAATCATCAAGAGCATGGTCAGCACAACTCTTCTGCTTCGTACAACAGTGTCTCTGAAGGAACTTCATCACAGCTGCTGACAGTGAATGGAAAGAGTTGCAAGTTGAAGCGCATGGCTCACAGAGAACTGGAAAAACTGAGGTTCCTTGTTAACCGACAGAGACATGGCTACCTGAAGCAGTTGCAAAAAGAAGTCGAACGTCTGCATAAACTTGAGCAGCTGTTCCTCTTAGCAGACGTCAGCTGCACACCATCTTCAGCAGAAACACAAGCCACTTCACCAGAAGAGGACTTAGCCGAAATGGTGTGTGGAAATGCAGACAGCAACAGTGTTGCTGTGCAGACTTCTCAGTTGCTTCTTACCAGTCGTGATGATGAGGACACTGTGGTCAAGGGAAGATGCTTTGTGTCAGTGGGTGGCGAATCAGTGAAGAAGCAGAGGGACCACCCTTCACCACGGAGGAAGAAAGCTGCCTCCAAGCGACCTGTAGCATGGGTAGTACCCTTGGGGTCAAACATTCAGTACCCTGGCAATAAACAACAAGGAGCATCCCCAAAAGAGAGAAGCCACCAGGATGTCAAGGAAGGAGAGAGTCTGCAG
- the Ski6 gene encoding exosome complex component Ski6 — protein sequence MAGLELLSDEGYRLDGRKPFEQRKIACRLGVFTQADGSAYIEQGNAKVLAAVYGPHEPRGSRSRSFHDRVLVNCQFSMATFSTLERKRRPRGDKKSQEMTLHIQQAFEASILTQLYPRSQIDIFVEVLQSDGGTLSVCINAATLALIDAGIALKDYVCACSVGFVDGVPLVDISHLEESLRGPELTVAVLPKSQQMVLLEMTSRVHVDNLQKMLDAAVKGCIDVHAILDSQVKEHTAQVGSCIGWE from the coding sequence ATGGCGGGGCTTGAGCTGTTGTCTGACGAAGGCTATCGTTTGGACGGCCGGAAACCGTTCGAACAGAGAAAAATAGCCTGTAGATTAGGTGTATTCACTCAAGCTGATGGATCAGCCTACATCGAGCAAGGTAATGCCAAAGTCCTTGCAGCAGTTTACGGTCCTCACGAACCGCGAGGCAGTCGTTCCCGCTCTTTCCATGACCGTGTGTTAGTCAACTGTCAGTTCAGCATGGCCACATTCAGTACTTTGGAAAGGAAGCGTCGACCCCGAGGTGATAAGAAGTCGCAGGAAATGACCCTGCACATCCAGCAAGCCTTTGAAGCTTCTATTCTGACTCAACTGTACCCTCGGTCACAAATCGATATCTTCGTGGAAGTGCTGCAGTCGGACGGAGGCACGTTGAGCGTTTGCATCAATGCTGCCACTCTGGCGCTAATTGATGCTGGTATTGCGCTGAAAGACTATGTGTGCGCATGTTCTGTGGGTTTTGTCGACGGTGTCCCGCTTGTTGACATAAGCCATTTAGAAGAGTCCTTGCGTGGCCCCGAGCTCACAGTTGCCGTGCTTCCGAAGTCGCAGCAGATGGTTCTGCTTGAAATGACTTCTCGTGTTCACGTGGATAACTTGCAGAAAATGCTGGACGCTGCTGTAAAAGGTTGCATCGACGTGCATGCAATACTTGACAGTCAAGTGAAGGAGCACACAGCTCAAGTCGGTTCGTGCATCGGCTGGGAATAA